One Pseudomonas sp. FP1742 genomic window carries:
- a CDS encoding FAD-binding oxidoreductase encodes MNAPVQQPAPDHRHVASYYAASSLPQPDLPALTGEWVADVCVVGGGFSGLNTALELAERGLRVVLLEAHKIGWGASGRNGGQLIRGVGHGLDQFANVIGTDGVRQMKLMGLEAVEIVRQRIERFQIPCDLTWGYCDLANKAHDLEGFAEDAIELHSLGYRYETRLLQANEMHSVVGSDRYVGGMIDMGSGHLHPLNLALGEAAAARQLGAKLFEQSAVTRIDYGPEIKVHTALGSVRAKTLVLGCNAYLNDLNPQLGGQVLPAGSYIIATEQLSEEQAHALLPQNMAVCDQRVALDYYRLSADRRLLFGGACHYSGHDPKDIAAYMRPKMLRVFPQLAGVKIDYQWGGMIGIGANRLPQIGRLKDQPNVYYAQAYSGHGVNATHLAGKLLAEAISGQHSGGFDLFAKVPHITFPGGKHLRSPLLALGMLWHRLKELI; translated from the coding sequence ATGAACGCCCCCGTTCAGCAACCGGCCCCAGACCACCGGCACGTAGCCTCTTACTATGCCGCCAGCAGCCTGCCGCAGCCCGACCTTCCGGCGCTCACAGGTGAATGGGTTGCGGACGTGTGCGTGGTGGGCGGCGGGTTCTCCGGGTTGAATACCGCGCTCGAACTGGCCGAACGTGGCTTGCGCGTGGTGTTGCTGGAAGCGCACAAGATCGGTTGGGGTGCCAGCGGACGCAATGGCGGGCAATTGATTCGTGGCGTCGGCCATGGCCTCGATCAGTTCGCCAATGTGATCGGTACAGACGGCGTACGCCAGATGAAACTGATGGGGCTGGAAGCGGTGGAAATCGTCCGACAGCGGATCGAGCGTTTTCAGATTCCTTGCGACCTGACCTGGGGTTACTGTGACCTCGCCAACAAAGCCCACGACCTGGAAGGCTTCGCCGAAGACGCCATCGAGCTGCACAGCCTTGGCTATCGTTACGAAACCCGTCTGCTGCAAGCCAACGAAATGCACAGTGTGGTGGGCTCCGATCGCTACGTCGGCGGCATGATCGACATGGGCTCCGGGCATCTGCACCCACTGAATCTGGCACTGGGCGAAGCGGCCGCCGCCCGGCAATTGGGCGCCAAACTGTTCGAGCAATCGGCCGTAACCCGCATCGACTATGGCCCCGAGATCAAGGTCCACACCGCCCTGGGCTCGGTCCGCGCCAAGACTCTGGTGCTGGGGTGCAACGCCTACCTCAACGATCTCAACCCGCAACTTGGCGGCCAGGTGCTGCCCGCCGGCAGTTACATCATCGCCACCGAACAACTGAGTGAAGAGCAGGCTCACGCACTGTTGCCGCAGAACATGGCGGTCTGCGATCAACGGGTAGCGCTGGATTATTACCGTCTCTCGGCGGACCGACGCTTGCTGTTCGGCGGCGCCTGCCATTATTCAGGACATGATCCGAAAGACATCGCCGCGTATATGCGGCCGAAGATGCTGCGGGTGTTCCCGCAATTGGCCGGGGTGAAAATCGATTATCAGTGGGGTGGAATGATCGGCATCGGTGCCAATCGCCTGCCACAGATCGGCCGACTCAAGGACCAGCCTAATGTGTATTACGCCCAGGCCTATTCCGGTCACGGCGTAAATGCCACACACCTGGCGGGCAAATTATTGGCTGAGGCCATCAGCGGGCAGCACAGTGGCGGGTTCGATCTGTTTGCCAAGGTGCCGCATATCACCTTTCCGGGTGGCAAACATTTGCGTTCGCCGCTGCTCGCGCTGGGGATGCTTTGGCATCGTCTTAAAGAGTTGATCTGA
- a CDS encoding DUF1127 domain-containing protein yields MNGLSDVRLTLRSQELAAGQKNGAREAVMRNAPSCLGRWGLFWHRLHTRKTLLELTPEQLKDVGLSWEQAREEGLKPFWRI; encoded by the coding sequence ATGAACGGCTTGAGCGATGTGCGGCTGACGTTACGCAGTCAGGAACTGGCGGCAGGGCAAAAGAACGGTGCGCGCGAGGCGGTCATGCGCAACGCCCCGTCCTGCCTGGGTCGCTGGGGTCTGTTCTGGCATCGTCTGCACACACGCAAGACGTTGCTGGAACTGACGCCGGAGCAACTCAAAGATGTCGGGTTGAGTTGGGAGCAGGCGCGGGAGGAGGGGCTCAAGCCTTTCTGGCGGATCTGA
- a CDS encoding PLP-dependent aminotransferase family protein, with product MTLYVNLAELLGTRIEQGFYRPGDRLPSVRALSVEHGVSLSTVQQAYRVLEDVGLAMPKPKSGYFVPVSRELPELPVVGRPAQRPVDISQWDQVLELIRAVPRKDVVQLGRGMPDITSPTMKPLLRNLARISRQQDMRGLYYDNICGTLELREQIARLMLDSGCQLSANDLVITTGCHEALSTSIRAICESGDIVAVDSPSFHGAMQTLKGLGMKALEIPTDPLTGISLDALELALEQWPIKAIQLTPNCNNPLGYIMPESRKRALLTLAQRFDVAIIEDDVYGELAYTYPRPRTIKSFDEDGRVLLCSSFSKTLAPGLRIGWVAPGRYLERVLHMKYISTGSTAPQPQIAIADFLKAGHFEPHLRRMRMQYQRNRDAMIDWVTRYFPAGTRASRPQGSFMLWVELPEGFDTLKLNRALHDQGVQIAVGSIFSASGKYRNCLRMNYAAKTTPQIEEAVRKVGATAIKLLAETD from the coding sequence ATGACCCTTTACGTCAACCTCGCCGAGTTGCTCGGCACACGTATCGAACAGGGCTTCTATCGCCCCGGTGACCGGCTACCGTCGGTGCGGGCGCTGAGTGTCGAGCACGGGGTCAGCCTGAGCACGGTGCAGCAGGCCTATCGCGTGCTGGAAGACGTGGGGCTGGCGATGCCCAAACCCAAATCCGGCTACTTCGTACCGGTGAGTCGCGAATTGCCGGAGCTGCCAGTGGTTGGCCGCCCCGCCCAACGACCGGTGGATATTTCGCAGTGGGATCAGGTGCTGGAACTGATTCGCGCCGTGCCGCGCAAGGATGTCGTGCAACTGGGCCGCGGCATGCCGGACATCACCTCGCCGACCATGAAACCGCTGCTGCGCAACCTGGCGCGAATCAGCCGCCAGCAGGACATGCGAGGCCTGTATTACGACAACATCTGCGGCACCCTCGAACTGCGCGAACAAATCGCCCGCCTGATGCTCGATTCCGGCTGTCAGTTGAGCGCCAACGATCTGGTGATCACCACCGGTTGCCACGAAGCGCTGTCCACCAGCATCCGCGCCATCTGCGAGTCCGGCGACATTGTGGCGGTGGATTCGCCGAGCTTTCACGGCGCCATGCAGACGCTCAAGGGTCTGGGCATGAAAGCCCTGGAAATCCCCACCGACCCGCTCACCGGCATCAGCCTCGATGCGTTGGAGTTGGCGTTGGAACAATGGCCGATCAAAGCCATACAGTTGACCCCCAACTGCAACAACCCGCTGGGCTATATCATGCCGGAGTCGCGAAAGCGTGCGCTGCTGACACTCGCCCAGCGTTTCGACGTGGCGATTATCGAGGACGATGTGTATGGCGAACTGGCCTACACCTACCCACGCCCGCGCACGATCAAGTCCTTTGACGAAGACGGCCGCGTCCTGCTCTGCAGTTCCTTTTCCAAGACTCTGGCACCGGGCCTGCGCATTGGCTGGGTCGCACCGGGCCGTTATCTGGAACGGGTACTGCACATGAAATACATCAGCACCGGCTCAACCGCGCCGCAACCACAGATTGCGATTGCCGATTTTCTCAAGGCCGGGCACTTCGAACCACATTTACGGCGGATGCGTATGCAATACCAGCGCAATCGCGACGCGATGATCGATTGGGTCACCCGCTATTTCCCCGCCGGTACCCGCGCCAGCCGTCCGCAAGGCAGCTTCATGCTGTGGGTCGAACTGCCGGAGGGCTTCGACACCCTGAAACTCAATCGTGCCCTGCATGATCAAGGTGTGCAGATTGCCGTCGGCAGCATCTTTTCCGCCTCGGGCAAATACCGCAACTGCCTGCGGATGAACTACGCTGCCAAAACGACCCCGCAGATTGAAGAAGCCGTGCGCAAGGTCGGCGCGACAGCAATCAAACTGCTGGCGGAAACCGACTGA
- a CDS encoding phospholipase D family protein: MRIRQPLLALLLLASLLGGCTTLNIPREPSQALPAADSAFGRSIQAQAAPHQGQSGFRLLSDSTEAFTARAELIRNAQSSLDLQYYIVHDGISTRILISELLKAADRGVRVRILLDDTTSDGLDQIIATLAVHPKIQIRVFNPLHLGRSTVVTRTMGRLFNLSQQHRRMHNKLWVADNSVAIVGGRNLGDEYFDAEPNRNFTDIDMLSVGPVAQQLGHSFDEYWNSALSKPIEQFLSIRPTLKDLENTRTRLDESLEETRKQNHTLYQQLMTYTTHPRLETWRQELIWAWNQALWDAPTKVLADGEPAPYLQLSTQLAPELNGVSKELIMVSPYIVPAQPGLVYLTGRADAGVSISLLTNSLEATDVPATHGGYAPYRKALLEHGVQLFELRRQPGDIGGSGSGPSLFHSGSSSSRSSDSSLHSKAMVFDRQKAFIGSFNFDPRSVLWNTEVGVLVDNPQLAGRVRELALEGMAPPLSYQVRLEKGQMVWATEDDDKPHTLTKEPGSWWQHFNSWLSSMVGLERML; encoded by the coding sequence GTGAGAATCAGACAGCCCCTGCTTGCTCTTCTGTTACTCGCCTCACTTCTGGGTGGCTGTACGACACTCAACATCCCTCGCGAACCAAGCCAGGCCCTGCCGGCGGCCGACTCTGCTTTCGGCCGTTCGATCCAGGCCCAGGCCGCTCCCCACCAGGGTCAGTCGGGCTTCCGCTTACTATCCGATAGCACCGAGGCCTTCACCGCCCGCGCCGAGCTGATTCGAAATGCCCAAAGCAGCCTCGACTTGCAGTACTACATCGTCCATGACGGCATCAGCACACGGATACTGATAAGCGAACTGCTCAAGGCCGCCGACCGCGGCGTACGGGTGCGGATTCTTCTCGACGACACCACCAGCGATGGCCTGGACCAGATCATCGCAACCCTCGCTGTCCATCCGAAGATTCAGATCCGCGTCTTCAACCCGCTGCACCTGGGCCGCAGCACCGTCGTGACGCGCACCATGGGCCGGCTGTTCAACCTGTCGCAGCAACATCGCCGCATGCACAACAAACTGTGGGTGGCGGACAATAGCGTGGCAATCGTTGGCGGGCGCAATCTGGGGGACGAGTACTTCGATGCCGAGCCCAACCGTAATTTCACCGACATCGACATGCTCAGCGTCGGCCCGGTTGCCCAGCAGCTGGGGCATAGCTTCGACGAGTATTGGAACAGCGCTCTGAGCAAGCCGATCGAGCAGTTTCTCTCGATCAGGCCGACACTCAAGGACCTGGAAAATACCCGGACGCGACTGGACGAATCCCTGGAGGAAACGCGCAAACAGAATCACACGCTCTACCAACAGTTGATGACCTATACCACTCATCCTCGCCTGGAGACCTGGCGCCAGGAGCTGATCTGGGCCTGGAACCAGGCGCTGTGGGACGCACCAACCAAGGTGCTGGCCGACGGCGAGCCGGCTCCGTACTTGCAGCTGTCCACCCAGTTGGCACCCGAGCTCAATGGAGTCAGCAAGGAGTTGATCATGGTCTCGCCCTACATCGTACCCGCCCAACCGGGCCTGGTGTACCTGACCGGTCGCGCCGATGCCGGCGTGTCGATAAGTTTGCTGACCAATTCACTGGAAGCTACCGATGTGCCGGCCACGCACGGTGGTTACGCACCTTATCGCAAAGCCTTGCTGGAGCATGGCGTGCAGCTGTTCGAATTACGCCGCCAGCCCGGCGACATTGGAGGCAGCGGCAGCGGACCGAGCCTGTTTCACAGCGGGAGCAGCTCCTCCCGTAGCTCCGACTCCAGCCTGCACAGCAAGGCGATGGTATTCGACCGACAGAAAGCCTTCATCGGCTCGTTCAATTTCGACCCGCGCTCGGTACTGTGGAACACCGAAGTCGGAGTACTGGTGGACAACCCACAGCTCGCCGGACGGGTGCGTGAATTGGCGCTGGAGGGTATGGCGCCCCCTCTCAGCTATCAGGTCCGACTGGAAAAGGGCCAGATGGTCTGGGCCACTGAAGATGATGACAAGCCGCACACACTGACCAAAGAACCGGGAAGTTGGTGGCAGCATTTCAATTCATGGCTCAGCAGCATGGTCGGCCTGGAGCGGATGCTGTAG
- a CDS encoding MFS transporter, with product MRWATYFAVLASVLSVGLALGVSMPLVSLRLEGWGYGSFAIGVMAAMPAIGVLLGAKISSHLAARLGTANLMRLCLWGGAVSIGLLALWPSYPIWLVLRLMIGVILTLVFILGESWINQLVVEQWRGRLVALYGSSYALSQLAGPLLLGALGTEHDYGFWVGVGLLMTSPFLLLGRSGAPTSEACSVTLSDLLNFCRGLPAIAWAVSLFAAFEAMILTLLPVYCLRQGFTTEIALAMVSTVVVGDALLQLPIGALADRLSRRTLFTGCAMLLLLSSLAIPLLIDTLLIWPLWVLFGASAGGLFTLSLILIGERYRDDALVRANAHIAQLWGIGCLIGPLAAGAGSQWISGHALPLLMAAGALGLVILVSRQGAFGTVQPA from the coding sequence ATGCGTTGGGCGACTTATTTCGCCGTGTTGGCGTCTGTCTTGAGTGTCGGCCTGGCTCTGGGTGTCAGCATGCCGTTGGTGTCGCTGCGTCTGGAAGGTTGGGGGTACGGTTCGTTCGCGATCGGCGTGATGGCGGCGATGCCGGCCATTGGCGTACTGCTGGGGGCAAAGATCTCCAGCCATCTCGCGGCCCGTCTCGGCACGGCCAATCTGATGCGCCTGTGCCTGTGGGGCGGGGCGGTGTCCATCGGTTTGCTGGCGTTGTGGCCGAGCTACCCGATCTGGCTGGTGCTGCGGTTGATGATCGGGGTAATCCTGACCCTCGTCTTCATCCTCGGTGAAAGCTGGATCAACCAACTGGTGGTCGAGCAATGGCGCGGGCGACTGGTGGCTCTGTATGGCAGCAGTTATGCGCTGAGTCAGCTGGCCGGGCCGCTACTGTTGGGTGCGTTGGGCACCGAGCACGATTACGGTTTCTGGGTGGGCGTCGGTTTGCTGATGACGTCACCGTTCCTGCTGCTGGGTCGTAGCGGCGCACCTACCAGTGAAGCCTGCAGTGTGACCCTCAGCGACTTGCTGAACTTCTGCCGTGGCCTGCCGGCAATTGCCTGGGCGGTGTCGCTGTTTGCCGCGTTCGAAGCGATGATTCTGACCTTGCTGCCGGTCTACTGCCTGCGTCAGGGTTTCACCACGGAGATCGCCCTGGCGATGGTCAGCACGGTGGTGGTGGGGGATGCCTTGCTGCAATTGCCGATTGGCGCACTGGCTGATCGCTTGTCGCGGCGTACATTGTTTACCGGCTGCGCGATGCTCTTGCTGCTGTCGAGCCTGGCAATTCCATTGCTGATCGATACGCTGTTGATCTGGCCGCTGTGGGTGTTGTTCGGCGCCAGCGCCGGTGGTTTGTTCACCTTGTCACTGATCTTGATCGGCGAGCGTTATCGCGACGATGCGCTGGTGCGGGCCAATGCCCATATCGCGCAGTTGTGGGGTATCGGTTGTCTGATCGGACCCTTGGCGGCCGGTGCCGGCAGCCAGTGGATCAGCGGGCATGCCTTGCCGTTGCTGATGGCGGCGGGCGCGTTGGGGCTGGTGATTCTGGTGTCGCGGCAAGGGGCGTTTGGCACGGTGCAGCCAGCATAG
- a CDS encoding aldehyde dehydrogenase, whose product MTTLTRADWEQRARDLKIEGRAYINGEYTDAVSGETFECISPVDGRLLGKIASCDAADAQRAVENARATFNSGAWSRLAPTKRKATMIRFAGLLKQHAEELALLETLDMGKPISDSLYIDVPGAAQALSWSGEAIDKIYDEVAATPHDQLGLVTREPVGVVGAIVPWNFPLMMACWKLGPALSTGNSVILKPSEKSPLTAIRIAALAVEAGIPKGVLNVLPGYGHTVGKALALHNDVDTLVFTGSTKIAKQLLIYSGESNMKRVWLEAGGKSPNIVFADAPDLQAAAESAASAIAFNQGEVCTAGSRLLVERSIKDKFLPLVIEALKAWKPGNPLDPATNVGALVDTQQMNTVLSYIESGHTDGAKLVAGGKRILQETGGTYVEPTIFDGVSNAMKIAQEEIFGPVLSVITFDTAEEAVAIANDTPYGLAAAVWTTDISKAHLTAKALRAGSVWVNQYDGGDMTAPFGGFKQSGNGRDKSLHAFDKYTELKATWIKL is encoded by the coding sequence ATGACCACCCTGACTCGTGCCGACTGGGAACAACGGGCTCGCGATCTGAAGATCGAAGGCCGTGCCTACATCAATGGCGAATACACCGATGCAGTCTCCGGTGAAACGTTCGAGTGCATCAGCCCGGTCGATGGCCGCCTGCTGGGCAAGATTGCCAGCTGTGACGCCGCCGACGCCCAGCGTGCCGTGGAAAACGCCCGCGCCACTTTCAATTCCGGTGCCTGGTCGCGTCTGGCGCCGACCAAGCGCAAAGCCACCATGATTCGTTTTGCCGGCCTGCTGAAACAGCACGCCGAAGAGCTGGCCCTGCTTGAAACCCTGGACATGGGCAAGCCAATCAGCGATTCCCTGTACATCGACGTTCCCGGTGCGGCACAAGCCCTTAGCTGGAGCGGTGAGGCCATCGACAAGATCTACGACGAAGTCGCCGCCACCCCACACGATCAGCTGGGGCTGGTAACTCGCGAGCCGGTCGGCGTGGTCGGTGCGATCGTGCCGTGGAACTTCCCGTTGATGATGGCCTGCTGGAAGCTCGGCCCGGCGTTGTCCACCGGTAACTCGGTAATCCTCAAGCCTTCCGAAAAATCGCCACTGACGGCTATTCGTATTGCAGCGCTGGCAGTTGAAGCCGGCATCCCGAAAGGTGTGCTGAACGTGCTGCCGGGTTACGGTCATACCGTCGGCAAGGCCCTGGCCTTGCACAATGATGTCGACACCCTGGTGTTTACCGGTTCGACCAAGATCGCCAAGCAATTGTTGATCTATTCCGGCGAATCGAACATGAAGCGCGTCTGGCTCGAAGCCGGTGGCAAGAGCCCGAACATCGTGTTCGCCGATGCGCCAGACCTGCAAGCCGCCGCCGAATCGGCTGCCAGCGCCATTGCCTTCAACCAGGGTGAGGTCTGCACCGCCGGTTCGCGACTGCTGGTCGAGCGTTCGATCAAGGATAAATTCCTGCCGCTGGTGATCGAGGCCCTCAAGGCCTGGAAGCCGGGCAACCCGCTGGATCCTGCGACCAATGTCGGTGCACTGGTGGATACCCAGCAGATGAACACCGTGCTGTCCTACATCGAATCCGGTCACACTGATGGCGCCAAACTGGTGGCTGGCGGCAAGCGAATTCTTCAGGAAACCGGAGGCACCTACGTTGAGCCGACGATTTTCGACGGTGTCAGCAACGCGATGAAAATTGCCCAGGAAGAAATCTTTGGCCCGGTGTTGTCGGTGATCACCTTCGACACAGCCGAAGAAGCCGTTGCGATTGCCAACGACACCCCTTACGGCCTTGCGGCTGCGGTATGGACCACGGACATCTCCAAAGCCCACCTCACCGCCAAGGCATTGCGCGCTGGTAGCGTGTGGGTCAATCAGTACGATGGCGGTGATATGACTGCGCCGTTCGGTGGCTTCAAACAGTCCGGCAACGGTCGTGACAAATCGCTGCATGCGTTCGACAAATACACCGAGCTGAAGGCGACCTGGATCAAGTTGTAA
- a CDS encoding cupin domain-containing protein, with protein MSIQDIVDFSQATTQPDRYRPDPAKVLKGDPEQAVYNHYNSPCGQMSAGVWEGEVGQWRVNYTEHEYCEIVQGVSVLRDDDGAAKTLRVGDRFVIPAGFKGTWEVLEPCRKIYVVFEQKT; from the coding sequence ATGAGCATTCAGGATATCGTCGATTTCAGTCAGGCCACCACCCAGCCCGATCGCTATCGGCCAGACCCGGCCAAAGTCCTCAAGGGCGACCCTGAACAAGCGGTGTACAACCACTACAACAGCCCATGCGGCCAGATGAGCGCAGGCGTTTGGGAAGGCGAAGTCGGCCAGTGGCGGGTGAACTACACCGAACACGAGTACTGCGAAATCGTTCAGGGGGTTTCAGTGCTGCGCGATGACGACGGCGCCGCCAAGACCCTGCGCGTGGGCGATCGCTTCGTGATTCCGGCCGGTTTCAAAGGCACCTGGGAAGTGCTGGAACCGTGCCGCAAAATTTATGTGGTGTTTGAACAGAAGACCTGA
- the rpmG gene encoding 50S ribosomal protein L33, translating into MRELIRLISSAGTGHFYTTDKNKRTTPDKIEIKKFDPVVRKHVIYKEGKIK; encoded by the coding sequence ATGCGTGAATTGATTCGTTTGATTTCGAGCGCCGGTACTGGTCACTTCTACACTACCGACAAGAACAAGCGCACTACTCCGGACAAAATCGAGATCAAGAAATTTGATCCGGTTGTTCGTAAGCACGTGATCTACAAAGAAGGCAAAATCAAGTAA
- the rpmB gene encoding 50S ribosomal protein L28 codes for MSRVCQVTGKGPVTGNNISHANNKTRRRFLPNLQHHRFWVEEEKRFVRLRVSAKGMRIIDKRGITAVLAEIRKAGKI; via the coding sequence ATGTCGAGAGTCTGTCAAGTTACCGGTAAGGGTCCGGTGACTGGGAATAACATTTCCCACGCAAACAACAAAACCCGTCGTCGTTTCCTGCCGAACCTGCAGCATCACCGCTTCTGGGTTGAAGAAGAGAAACGTTTCGTGCGTCTGCGCGTATCTGCCAAAGGCATGCGTATCATCGACAAGCGTGGCATCACTGCCGTGCTGGCCGAAATCCGCAAAGCCGGCAAGATCTAA
- a CDS encoding ABC transporter substrate-binding protein, whose amino-acid sequence MRLAALPLLLAPLLLSPLAHAAALSVCTEASPEGFDVVQYNSLTTTNASADVLMNRLVDFDTASGKVVASLADSWEVTPDGLTYVFKLHPQVKFHHTEYFSPTRDLTAEDVKFSFDRMLDPANPWHKVAQSGFPHAQSMQLPTLIKKIDALDPLTIRFTLDHPDSTFLPTLSMGFASIYSAEYADQLMKAGTPEKLNSQPIGSGPFIFTRFQKDASIRYKANRDYFQGKPSVDPLIFAITPDANVRLQKLRRNECQIALSPKPLDVQAAKQEPTLKVEKTDAFMTAFVGINSQHPPLDKPEVRQAINLAFDKANYVKAVFEDTAEPANGPYPPNTWSYARNLPGYPHDVEKARALMAKAGLKNGFQTTIWTRPSGSLLNPNPSLGAQLLQSDLAEIGIQAEIRVIEWGELIRRAKAGEHDLLFMGWAGDNGDPDNFLTPQFSCAGIKSGTNFARYCNQDLDKLISAGKTTGEQGVRTKLYEQAQAQIQQQALWLPLAHPTAFALTRKDVEGYQVSPFGRQDYSKVNFK is encoded by the coding sequence ATGCGCCTCGCTGCCCTACCACTGTTGCTCGCCCCGCTTCTGCTGAGCCCCTTGGCCCATGCCGCCGCCCTGAGCGTCTGCACCGAGGCCAGCCCGGAAGGGTTCGATGTGGTGCAATACAACTCGCTGACCACCACCAACGCCTCGGCCGACGTGCTGATGAACCGCCTGGTGGACTTCGACACCGCCAGCGGCAAAGTGGTCGCCAGCCTCGCGGACAGTTGGGAAGTCACGCCCGATGGCCTGACCTACGTCTTCAAATTGCACCCGCAGGTGAAATTTCACCACACAGAGTACTTCAGCCCGACGCGCGATCTGACTGCCGAAGACGTGAAGTTCAGCTTCGACCGCATGCTCGACCCGGCGAACCCGTGGCACAAAGTCGCCCAGAGCGGCTTCCCGCACGCCCAGTCAATGCAGTTGCCGACGCTGATCAAGAAAATCGACGCCCTGGACCCGCTCACCATCCGTTTCACCCTCGATCACCCGGATTCGACTTTCCTGCCAACCCTGAGCATGGGCTTCGCCTCGATCTATTCGGCCGAATACGCCGACCAACTGATGAAGGCCGGCACTCCGGAGAAGCTCAACAGCCAGCCGATCGGCAGCGGCCCGTTCATCTTCACGCGCTTCCAGAAAGATGCCTCGATTCGCTACAAGGCCAACCGCGACTACTTCCAGGGCAAGCCATCGGTGGACCCGCTGATCTTCGCGATCACCCCGGACGCCAACGTGCGTTTGCAGAAACTGCGCCGCAACGAGTGCCAGATCGCCCTGTCACCCAAACCGCTGGACGTACAGGCTGCGAAGCAGGAACCGACCCTGAAGGTAGAAAAGACTGACGCCTTCATGACCGCATTCGTCGGCATCAACAGCCAGCATCCGCCGCTGGACAAACCAGAGGTGCGCCAGGCAATCAACCTCGCGTTCGACAAGGCCAACTACGTCAAAGCGGTATTCGAAGACACCGCCGAGCCTGCCAATGGGCCCTACCCGCCCAATACCTGGAGCTACGCCAGGAATTTGCCGGGCTACCCTCACGATGTCGAGAAAGCCCGGGCGCTGATGGCCAAGGCTGGGCTCAAGAATGGCTTCCAGACCACCATCTGGACCCGCCCTTCCGGCAGCCTGCTGAACCCCAATCCGAGCCTCGGCGCGCAATTGCTTCAGTCCGACCTGGCGGAAATCGGCATTCAAGCCGAAATCCGTGTGATCGAATGGGGCGAGCTGATTCGCCGCGCCAAGGCCGGCGAACATGACCTGCTGTTCATGGGCTGGGCCGGTGACAACGGTGACCCGGACAACTTCCTCACGCCGCAGTTTTCCTGCGCGGGGATCAAATCCGGCACCAACTTCGCCCGCTACTGCAACCAGGACCTGGACAAGCTGATCAGCGCCGGCAAGACCACTGGCGAGCAAGGTGTACGCACCAAGCTCTACGAGCAGGCCCAGGCGCAGATCCAGCAACAGGCGTTGTGGCTGCCGCTGGCTCACCCGACCGCCTTCGCCCTGACGCGCAAGGACGTCGAGGGTTATCAGGTCAGCCCGTTTGGCCGGCAGGATTACTCCAAGGTCAACTTCAAGTAA
- the radC gene encoding DNA repair protein RadC, with amino-acid sequence MSIRDWPAAERPRERLLELGSASLSDAELLAIFLRTGVSGKSAVDLARHLLSQFGSLRSLLEADQTAFSRQLGLGPAKFAQLQAAQEMGRRHLAERARQKSALENPQAVRDYLKSMLRHEPHEVFGCLFLDSKHQVLTFEVLFRGSIDSTSVYPRQVVKRALAHNAAALILCHNHPSGNSNPSQADRMLTKRLQEALDLIDVRVLDHFIVGEGDPLSMAEYGWM; translated from the coding sequence ATGAGCATTCGCGATTGGCCAGCGGCGGAGCGACCGCGGGAGAGGTTACTTGAGTTGGGTTCGGCGAGTCTTTCGGACGCCGAGTTGCTAGCGATTTTTTTACGTACCGGTGTATCGGGTAAAAGTGCAGTAGATCTGGCACGGCATCTGTTGAGTCAGTTTGGCAGCCTGCGTTCACTGCTCGAAGCCGATCAAACTGCGTTCAGCAGGCAATTGGGGCTCGGGCCGGCGAAATTCGCTCAGTTGCAAGCGGCACAGGAAATGGGCAGGCGGCATTTAGCCGAACGTGCGCGCCAGAAATCGGCACTGGAAAATCCGCAGGCGGTTCGTGATTACCTGAAGTCGATGCTGCGCCACGAGCCTCACGAGGTATTCGGTTGTCTGTTTTTGGATTCAAAACATCAAGTGCTGACCTTTGAAGTGCTGTTTCGCGGCTCCATCGACAGTACCAGTGTCTATCCAAGACAAGTGGTTAAACGCGCTTTGGCCCACAACGCCGCAGCGTTGATCCTCTGCCACAACCATCCGTCGGGTAACTCCAACCCCAGTCAAGCCGACCGGATGCTGACCAAGCGCCTGCAAGAAGCGCTGGACCTGATCGATGTGCGGGTGCTCGACCATTTCATCGTCGGTGAAGGCGATCCGTTGTCCATGGCCGAGTACGGGTGGATGTGA